Within the bacterium genome, the region TGTACATCTTGATATTTTAAACCCTGACTGCAACAAAATTCTTGAAATTAAATTTATATTTGTATTTACTCTATCAAAAAGTAATTCAGAGCCAATATTTATAACCTCAACTCTCATTTTTATAGATTTTCTTTCTTAATTATTGACTGGTCAAAAAGATTATAAATTTTAACAGACTTTTCACTTAAGTCAATCATTGCGGAGGTGGGTATTTTTTCCTTTGGGATAGAAGGACTTCCTGGATTTAAAATTATAATATTTTCTATTTTTTCAAGTGAAGGTATATGAGTATGTCCTGAAATTAAAAAATTAACCTTCCATTTTTTTCCAAGTTCTGTCCATTCTTCTTTTCTAAAAATATGTCCATGTGATACAATAAATCTCAAATTATTTATTTGATAAAAAAGAAAAGGACTTGCCATTGGAATGTTTAAAAATGTCTGGTCAACTTCTGAATCGCAGTTTCCTTTTGATATTAAAAGTGGAATTTTTAAACTGTTAAATATATTCAATAATTCCTTTGGAGAATACTTTTCAGGAACTGGATTTCCTGGTCCATGGTTAAAGAGGTCTCCACAATGAATTATAATATCAGAATCTTTTAAAATTTCCCATCCTTTTTCCCAACCACCCAAACTACCGTGAGTATCACTTATAATTCCTATTTTCATATTTTTTATTTTAGATTTATTTTAGGTTCTGTTGAAACACGACCATCTGGATAAATAATT harbors:
- the yfcE gene encoding phosphodiesterase, encoding MKIGIISDTHGSLGGWEKGWEILKDSDIIIHCGDLFNHGPGNPVPEKYSPKELLNIFNSLKIPLLISKGNCDSEVDQTFLNIPMASPFLFYQINNLRFIVSHGHIFRKEEWTELGKKWKVNFLISGHTHIPSLEKIENIIILNPGSPSIPKEKIPTSAMIDLSEKSVKIYNLFDQSIIKKENL